One genomic window of Limanda limanda chromosome 16, fLimLim1.1, whole genome shotgun sequence includes the following:
- the si:ch211-45c16.2 gene encoding mitogen-activated protein kinase kinase kinase 13, translated as MHTHDTMGSSPEVLSWTSCPSLLVGKLKEELKLTVAGDAMKKSNPPNSQPQPPQAPPSNLPPQIITDLAPPTHLPVPVQTLQTPGQDEDSMLGGASPPNTALSVDSMRSDGGHFDNSVLQLQEHEQEEAVSPASCEHGCGSGMEEQMVEGECPMHQSGEGRQSHPHHPDDIKLHFHRAGPGSGGFLEGLFGCLRPVWNIIGKTYSTEYKLQQQDMWEVPFEEISELQWLGSGAQGAVFLGKLNSEEVAIKKVREQKETDIKHLRKLKHPNIISFKGVCTQAPCYCIIMEYCAQGQLYEVLRLGRKVTPRLLVDWAAGIASGMNYLHLHKIIHRDLKSPNVLVTSDDTVKISDFGTSKELSDKSTKMSFAGTVAWMAPEVIRNEPVSEKVDIWSFGVVLWELLTGEIPYKDVDSSAIIWGVGSNSLHLPVPSTCPDGFKILMKQTWQGKPRNRPSFRQILLHLDIASADILGTPQETYFQSQTEWREEVKKHFEKIKSEGTCIHRLDEELIRRRREELRHALDIREHYERKLERANNLYMELSAIMLQLEVREKELMKREQAVEKKYPGTYKRHLVRPIVRSNAVEKLIKKKGSISHKPGVPPTKRPDLLRSDGIPSVDPVPSPSPLSASPKVSTPPGKARYRSKPRHRRANSKGSHSEFPGVLRPVAGALEDTRSLQAPPFHHLHHHHLLPNKGPLLPLKGREQAVVNCANNLRYFGPAAPLRSPQTDHLQRLVSGSGPDLIPTAVDADTRQRTSSTGSDPAPGAAASSLCPCCQAHPFPGCLHCQETPPASSNPELPNYSLLGTQERTQSSLGAPSKDPALDGGASKKTELQEQEASQHTHTLPSALPHNLRPLRKGDESSEEEEGEVDSEVEFPRRPRPHRCMSSFQSYSTFSSENLSVSDGEEGNTSDRSHSGPLERMSASQEEHLDELLSHTPDIPIDINTQSDGLSDKECAVRRVKTQISLGKLCSDEHSYENPLQFGDSDCDTSEAECSDATIRNNKAGAPSSW; from the exons ATGCACACGCACGACACCATGGGTAGCTCCCCAGAGGTGCTGTCCTGGACTTCCTGCCCCAGTTTGCTGGTGGGCAAGCTGAAGGAGGAGCTCAAGCTCACTGTGGCCGGGGACGCCATGAAGAAATCCAACCCGCCCAACTCACAACCCCAGCCTCCTCAGGCCCCTCCCTCTAACCTACCTCCTCAGATCATCACGGACCTGGCCCCGCCAACACACCTGCCCGTCCCCGTGCAGACGCTGCAGACGCCCGGTCAGGACGAGGACTCTATGCTGGGGGGGGCAAGCCCCCCGAACACGGCGCTGAGTGTGGACTCCATGCGGAGCGACGGCGGGCACTTCGACAACAGCGTgcttcagctgcaggagcacGAACAGGAAGAAGCTGTGTCACCGGCATCCTGTGAGCACGGGTGTGGCAGTGGGATGGAGGAACAGATGGTGGAAGGGGAATGTCCCATGCACCAAAGTGGAGAGGGGAGACAGAGCCACCCACATCACCCTGATGACATCAAGCTGCATTTCCACAGAGCAGGCCCTGGGTCAGGGGGCTTCTTAGAGGGGCTGTTTGGCTGCCTGCGGCCGGTCTGGAACATTATAGGGAAGACGTACTCAACAGAATACAAGCTACAACAGCAAG ACATGTGGGAGGTTCCCTTTGAGGAGATTTCGGAGCTGCAGTGGCTGGGCAGCGGCGCACAGGGAGCGGTCTTCCTGGGCAAACTAAACTCTGAGGAGGTGGCCATCAAGAAGGTGCGCGAGCAGAAGGAGACCGACATCAAACACCTGCGGAAGCTCAAGCATCCCAACATCATCAGCTTTAA GGGCGTCTGCACTCAGGCTCCGTGCTACTGCATCATCATGGAGTACTGCGCCCAGGGCCAGCTGTACGAGGTGCTGAGGCTGGGAAGGAAAGTGACCCCCAGGCTGCTGGTGGACTGGGCCGCAGGCATCGCCAGCGGCATGAATTACCTACACCTGCACAAGATCATCCACAGAGATCTCAAGTCTCCCAA TGTTTTGGTCACCAGCGACGACACTGTGAAAATATCTGACTTCGGAACGTCCAAAGAGCTCAGTGACAAAAGTACAAAGATGTCATTTGCGGGTACGGTGGCCTGGATGGCCCCAGAGGTGATCAGAAATGAGCCTGTCTCTGAGAAGGTCGACATCTG GTCATTTGGAGTTGTATTGTGGGAGCTGCTGACCGGTGAGATTCCCTACAAAGATGTCGACTCCTCTGCCATCATTTGGGGAGTCGGCAGCAACAGTCTTCACCTTCCAGTCCCCTCCACCTGCCCCGATGGCTTCAAAATCCTCATGAAACAAACATG GCAAGGTAAGCCCAGGAATCGGCCTTCGTTTCGTCAGATTCTCCTGCACCTCGACATCGCCTCCGCTGACATCCTCGGAACTCCTCAGGAGACCTACTTCCAGTCTCAG ACTgaatggagggaggaagtgaagaaacaTTTTGAGAAGATCAAAAGTGAAGGAACCTGCATCCACAGGCTGGACGAGGAGCTGATCCGGCGCCGCAGAGAGGAACTCAG ACACGCACTGGACATCCGGGAGCATTATGAGAGGAAACTGGAGAGAGCCAACAACCTCTACATGGAGCTCAGTGCCAtcatgctgcagctggaggtccGGGAGAAGGAACTAATGAa GAGAGAGCAGGCAGTGGAGAAGAAATATCCTGGGACCTACAAGAGGCATCTGGTCCGACCCATCGTCAGGTCCAACGCTGTGGAGAAGCTCATCAAGAAGAAAGGAAGCATCTCCCACAAACCCGGCGTTCCCCCCACCAAAAG GCCAGACTTGCTTCGTTCTGATGGCATCCCCAGTGTTGACCCTGTCCCCTCCCCCTCGCCGCTGTCTGCCAGCCCAAAGGTCTCCACCCCTCCCGGTAAAGCCCGTTACCGGAGCAAGCCTCGCCACCGCCGCGCCAACAGCAAAGGAAGCCACAGCGAGTTCCCCGGCGTGCTGAGGCCGGTCGCCGGGGCCCTGGAAGACACCCGGTCTCTCCAGGCGCCGCCGTTCCACcatctccaccaccaccacctcctacCCAATAAGGGGCCCTTACTTCCCTTGAAGGGCCGCGAGCAGGCTGTTGTCAACTGTGCCAACAACCTGCGCTACTTTGGCCCGGCCGCTCCCCTCCGCAGCCCCCAGACGGACCACCTGCAGCGGCTGGTGTCTGGATCCGGGCCCGACCTCATTCCCACCGCTGTGGATGCAGACACGCGACAACGGACTTCATCCACTGGCTCCGATCCTGCCCCGGGTGCTGCCGCCAGTTCTTTGTGCCCCTGCTGCCAGGCACATCCCTTCCCTGGCTGCCTGCACTGTCAGGAGACCCCGCCTGCGTCCAGCAACCCAGAGCTACCCAACTACTCGCTGCTCGGCACCCAAGAAAGGACCCAGTCGTCTTTAGGGGCTCCAAGCAAGGATCCAGCCTTGGACGGGGGGGCCTCAAAGAAGACCGAGCTACAGGAACAGGAGgcatcccaacacacacacaccctgcccTCTGCACTGCCACACAACCTCAGACCGCTCAGGAAG GGTGATGAGTcatctgaagaggaggagggagaggtggataGTGAAGTGGAGTTTCCAAGGAGACCAAG GCCTCATCGCTGTATGAGCAGCTTCCAGTCCTACTCCACCTTCAGCTCGGAGAACCTGTCCGTGTCCGACGGAGAGGAGGGCAACACTAGCGACCGCTCCCACAGCGGGCCCCTGGAGAGGATGAGCGCCAGTCAGGAGGAGCACCTGGACGAGCTGCTGTCCCACACACCGGACATCCCCATCGACATCAACACCCAGTCGGACGGCCTCTCCGACAAGGAGTGCGCTGTCCGCAGGGTCAAGACACAGATCAGCCTGGGGAAACTGTGCTCAGATGAACACAGCTATGAG AATCCCCTGCAGTTTGGAGACTCAGACTGCGACACGTCAGAAGCAGAGTGCTCCGACGCCACCATCAGGAACAACAAAGCCGGGGCTCCTTCCTCGTGGTGa
- the trpm2 gene encoding transient receptor potential cation channel subfamily M member 2 codes for MGEAEVESELVHALAISVARPSQHLSLSPSFQRCAFGSWIRENICKTECRLFEKGVREDVCKCGYSKNDHVEEAIKPEDFTGESWDKHRHVREVPTDAYGDISFGGSGPKTGKYVRVSADTSPEDLYHLLTEQWKLSPPNLLISVTGGAKNFYLKARLKNMFHRGLIKVAQTTGAWIITGGTHAGVMKHVGQAVRDHALSSSSTHGQIVAIGVATWGVIHNRDALVNPEGCYPAHYLMDINGQGRLSCLDNNHTHFLLVDDGTSGHYGVEIELRSRLERCISGKHLGNKVSGVTIPVVCLVLDGGPGTLNTIYNAMINGTPCVVLEGSGRIADLIAQVAGLPMKRVTIALVGQLMKKFFGQEDETLVITWTKMIQDIIRLPHLLTVFRVSEDSHGDMDVAILQALLKASRTSESHCWRRQLELAIAWNRVDIAETEIFTEESQWKSSDLHWAMLSALIGNKPEFVSLLLENGVSLRDFLQDEETLCELYKQLPGCFFLRRLANRVQSSNRTRGQRFNIRRRTRRRQDETISMTHVCSEVRHLLGSFTKPLYPPPTNMAYHFNMAIEETSTSLSKHQWDSRGPLSEDKVEAQRDPGTHLFLWAVVQSNKELAEISWEQCRDGICAALAASKILKSMAEEICDADEAEAMEELAEHYEKHAIGVFSICHNSDEERAQKLLVRSSPFWGKTTCLRLALEANDKSFVAQSGVQALLTQIWCGELSVDNPVWKVMVCMVFFPLIYTGFLVFRRDEVIHRENEKKEEIKTIETVTGSTVRTNSRAFDPGQQHQKPLSCWSRLVYLFSSPQVKFYWNIVSYFAFLFLFAVVLMIDFQATPSVGELLLYIWLMSLVFEEIRQLFHDPDGFGFRKKAKMYIHDLWNILDVLSALLFIIGLAFRLTTELFYAGKILLCIDFVVFCLRLMAIFTISRTLGPKIIIVRRMMTDLFFFMFLLSIWVVAYGVAKQGILIHNDNRLDWIVRGAVYEPYLIIFGDFPSNIDNTAFDINSCTMNGTDPLKPKCPVLNENQTPAFPEWLTIIMLCIYLLFANILLLNLLIAIFNFTFQQVQDNTDRIWKFQRYELIKEYHSRPAAPPPFIILGHLYLFIRHVVLCKPPVRSKEFNNKLSELEDEDLLSWEALMKDRYLISTKQEQSQSMERRILDTAQKVTTIADRLEREEEPSSAAMVKRLARLEEQVALSTRALQWIMDNLKSLNPATKEAQSLTSPTTDESPDTLINVSENENGFHVKARRFHYPDSKIRRFPVPEEKVPWEVSFSSYTPTQYASEDSGDHVDGLESEAIDNYRNPGGRTGIRGRGALSQLGPNLNLDLIVTRWRDSERSALEYLAVWDENQRYLAFPGGPVQSDDLLPVTLKTTMGKTLFEKLNAKVSEGTKVSEGYVDDCRNTDNAWVETTVLNIHLDRTSHVMVNINNTVVSGHGFPQWQEVSSRTRLGSNQRDYLRQVAGLHKIKF; via the exons acacagacacgttCGTGAAGTCCCCACTGATGCCTACGGAGACATCAGCTTCGGTGGTTCGGGCCCCAAGACGGGAAAG TACGTGCGAGTGTCCGCAGACACCAGCCCTGAAGACCTGTACCACTTGCTGACAGAGCAGTGGAAGCTTTCTCCTCCCAACCTGCTGATCTCAGTGACCGGAGGAGCCAAGAACTTCTATCTGAAGGCTCGTCTCAAGAACATGTTCCACAGAGGTCTGATCAAAGTGGCCCAGACGACAG GTGCCTGGATCATCACCGGTGGCACCCATGCAGGTGTGATGAAGCACGTGGGGCAGGCTGTGAGGGACCACGccctcagcagctcctccacgCACGGTCAGATCGTAGCTATCGGAGTCGCCACGTGGGGGGTGATTCACAACAGGGACGCCTTGGTGAATCCAGAG GGTTGTTACCCAGCCCATTACTTGATGGACATCAATGGCCAGGGCCGGCTGTCCTGCCTGGATAACAACCACACCCACTTCCTGCTGGTGGATGATGGGACAAGCGGACACTACGGTGTGGAGATCGAGCTGCGTAGTCGTCTGGAGAGGTGCATCTCCGGGAAGCATCTCGGAAATAAAG TGAGCGGTGTGACCATCCCTGTGGTGTGTCTGGTTTTGGATGGAGGACCAGGCACTCTGAAT ACCATCTATAATGCCATGATAAATGGAACACCTTGTGTGGTCCTGGAGGGTTCAGGGAGAATAGCAGATCTGATCGCCCAAGTCGCAGGACTGCCGATGAAGCGGGTTACTATCGCCCTTGTCGGCCAGTTGATGAAGAAGTTCTTTGGCCAAGAGGATGAAACACTGGTCATAACATGGACCAAGATG ATTCAGGACATCATCCGGTTGCCTCACCTGCTGACCGTGTTCAGAGTAAGCGAGGACAGTCACGGGGATATGGATGTTGCTATTCTTCAAGCACTACTCAAAG CTTCAAGGACCAGTGAGTCCCACTGCTGGAGGAGGCAGCTGGAGCTGGCTATCGCCTGGAACCGAGTGGACATAGCTGAGACTGAGATTTTCACTGAAGAGAGCCAGTGGAAG TCCAGTGACCTCCACTGGGCCATGCTCTCCGCCCTCATTGGCAACAAGCCTGAGTTTGTgagcctgctgctggagaacgGCGTGAGTCTGAGGGATTTCCTGCAGGACGAGGAGACGCTGTGCGAGCTCTACAAGCAGCTTCCCGGCTGCTTCTTCCTCCGCAGGCTGGCCAATCGGGTTCAAAGCTCCAACAGGACCAGGGGACAAAGGTTCAACATCAGGCGTCGGACTCGCCGCAGGCAAGATGAGACCATCTCCATGACTCACGTGTGCAGTGAGGTGCGTCACCTGCTGGGCAGTTTCACCAAGCCCCTCTACCCTCCTCCCACCAACATGGCATACCACTTCAACATGGCTATTGAGGAAACGTCCACATCA CTGTCTAAACATCAGTGGGATTCCAGAGGTCCACTCAGCGAGGACAAGGTGGAAGCACAGAGGGATCCAGGCACTCACCTTTTCCTCTGGGCTGTCGTCCAGAGCAATAAGGAGCTGGCTGAAATTTCCTGGGAGCAG TGCAGAGATGGCATTTGTGCTGCTTTGGCCGCCAGCAAGATCCTGAAGAGTATGGCCGAGGAAATCTGTGATGCGGACGAGGCAGAAGCCATGGAAGAGCTTGCCGAACACTATGAGAAACACGCCATCG gtgtgtttAGCATTTGCCACAACAGCGATGAGGAGCGGGCTCAGAAGCTGTTGGTCCGTTCATCACCATTTTGGGGAAAGACGACGTGTCTGAGGCTGGCGCTGGAGGCTAATGATAAAAGCTTTGTAGCTCAGTCAGGTGTCCAG GCTCTTCTGACTCAGATCTGGTGTGGTGAGCTTTCAGTGGACAACCCTGTGTGGAAGGTGATGGTCTGCATGGTCTTCTTCCCCCTGATCTACACTGGCTTTCTGGTTTTCAG ACGTGATGAAGTCATCCACAGAGAAAacgagaagaaagaggagatcAAGACAATCGAGACTGTGACAGGAAGTACAGTACGAACTAACTCTCGTGCCTT TGACCCCGGCCAGCAGCACCAGAAGCCTCTGAGCTGCTGGTCCAGACTGGTCTATCTCTTCAGCTCCCCACAGGTCAAGTTCTACTGGAATATTGTGTCTTACTTcgccttcctcttcctgtttgctGTGGTGCTCATGATCGACTTCCAGGCCACGCCCTCTGTAGGGGAGCTGCTGCTCTACATCTGGCTGATGTCTCTGGTGTTTGAGGAgatcagacag CTCTTTCATGATCCTGATGGTTTTGGGTTTCGTAAGAAAGCCAAGATGTACATCCACGACCTGTGGAATATTTTAGACGTCCTCTCCGCCCTCCTGTTTATTATTGGCCTTGCTTTTAG GCTAACAACCGAGCTGTTCTACGCGGGTAAAATCCTCCTCTGCATCGACTTTGTGGTCTTCTGCCTCCGCCTCATGGCCATCTTCACCATCAGCCGAACTCTGGGACCCAAAATCATCATAGTCAGGAGGATG ATGACGgacttgttcttcttcatgttCCTGCTGAGCATCTGGGTAGTGGCGTATGGCGTGGCCAAACAAGGCATTCTCATCCACAACGACAATCGGCTGGACTGGATTGTCCGTGGGGCAGTGTACGAGCCGTACCTCATCATATTTGGAGATTTCCCCTCCAATATTGATA ATACTGCGTTTGACATAAACTCCTGCACCATGAACGGCACCGATCCCCTGAAGCCCAAGTGTCCAGTGTTGAATGAAAACCAAACGCCAGCCTTCCCTGAGTGGCTCACCATCATCATGCTTTGCATTTACTTGCTCTTTGCCAACATACTGCTGCTCAACCTGCTTATAGCCATCTTCAA TTTTACGTTCCAGCAAGTGCAGGACAACACTGACAGAATATGGAAGTTTCAAAGATATGAGCTCATTAAGGAATACCACAGCCGCCCCGCCGCCCCTCCACCCTTCATCATCCTCGGCCATCTCTACCTCTTCATCAGACACGTGGTGCTGTGCAAGCCGCCCGTCAGGTCCAAGGAGTTCA ATAATAAGCTTTCTGAGTTAGAGGACGAGGACCTGTTGTCCTGGGAGGCACTGATGAAAGATAGATACCTGATATCCACAAAGCAGGAGCAGAGTCAGAGCATGGAGCGACGCATCCTGGACACAGCCCAAAA gGTTACGACCATAGCAGATCGGttggagagggaagaggagccGAGCTCTGCTGCCATGGTGAAGAGACTGGCCCGACTAGAGGAGCAG GTTGCCCTGTCAACCCGAGCCCTGCAGTGGATTATGGACAATCTGAAATCTCTGAATCCTGCCACAAAGGAAGCACAATCACTGA CCTCACCTACAACAGATGAAAGCCCTGACACTTTGATAAATGTGTCCGAGAACGAGAACGGGTTCCACGTGAAGGCCCGTCGGTTCCACTATCCGGACAGCAAGATCAGGCGCTTCCCTGTGCCGGAGGAGAAAGTGCCGTGGGAG GTCAGTTTCAGCTCATACACCCCAACTCAGTATGCCTCTGAAGACAGTGGAGACCATGTGGATGG ATTGGAATCCGAGGCAATAGATAATTACAG AAACCCAGGAGGGAGGACTGGCATCAGGGGACGAGGTGCACTCAGCCAACTGGGTCCAAATCTGAACCTCGACCTCATTGTTACACG ctggCGAGACAGTGAGAGATCTGCTTTGGAGTATCTGGCAGTCTGGGACGAGAACCAAAGATACTTGGCTTTTCCTGGG GGACCCGTCCAATCTGATGATCTGCTGCCTGTGACGCTCAAGACAACCATGGGAAAGACGCTGTTTGAGAAACTAAATGCAAAAGTGTCAGAGGGAACAAAG GTTTCTGAGGGTTATGTAGATGACTGCAGGAACACAGATAACGCCTGGGTGGAAACCACCGTCCTAAACATCCACCTGGACAGAACCAGCCATGTGATGGTAAATATCAATAACACGG TGGTGAGCGGCCATGGCTTTCCTCAGTGGCAGGAGGTgagcagcagaaccagactgGGCTCAAACCAAAGAGACTATCTGCGGCAGGTTGCCGGGCTGCACAAGATCAAGTTCTGA